TTTAGTATGGATGGGGATGTATCCCCCCTACCCCAACTCTTGGACATTGCCCAAAAATTTGACTGTTGGTTAATGGTGGATGAAGCCCACGGCACAGGGGTATTAGGTAAAAATGGGGCAGGATGTTTAGAACATTTTGAGATCAAAAGTGAGCGTATCATCCAAATTGGCACCCTCAGTAAAGCTGTGGGTAGTCTGGGGGGTTATGTAGCAGGAAATAAAGTCTTAATTGAATTTTTGCGAAATCGTTGCGCCACATGGATTTATACCACTGCCCTCTCCCCCGCAGATACCGCCGCCGCCTTGGCAGGGATTAATATTATTCGCTCTGAGGCCCATCGTCGTCATAATTTATGGACAAACATTAATTTACTCAAGGAGTTATTTAACCAAACTAATTTAAAGATTTTCCCCTCCGATTCGGCTATCTTATGTTTACCCCTCGAAGATGCTTCCCAAGGTTTACTTATCTCCGCTAAAGTGCGATCGCACGGCTTTTATGTTCCTGCCATTCGTCCTCCCACCGTACCCACTAGCCGTTTACGTTTCTCTCTCATGGCAACCCATGAAATCAATCACCTCCAAGAATTAATCAAAGCCCTAATCCAGTAAAACACGACGCTTTTGTTCAAACTCATACTCAGAAATTAACCCCTCCTTCCTCAAATTCTCCAACTCACGAATAGCCGAAACCACATCCACCGTATTCTGTGCCATCAAAGACTTTTGCTCTAAACTGGCTATCTCTCCATGATCATTGTTAGAATTAAAAAACAACTGATCCTGAGACTGTAACAAATACAGCACCACATCCACCGCACAGGCAATTTTTACCAGAGGGCTATTCCAACCCAAAACCAAATATAAAACCCCCCAAATTGGCTGTCCCAAATAAAACTTATGTAACCCACCCAACGGGGCAATAGTACCTAGGAAAGCTAGAATAATACTGATGATTTTTTTCTTCGGTAAATTATTCACAGAATTGGTAGAAGATTGCATAATAACGGTTTAATACGGAAATCCGTATCCTAAAACTAATGTATCTAATTTTATAATTAAACTAAGGTAATCGCAGAACTTTATTCACCGTAACTACCATATTGCACTTTAAGAGGAAAGAAAATGGGTTTTTTTGATTCGGAAGTAGTACAACAAGAAGCCAAACAACTATTTGAAGATTATCAAGACCTCACAAGACTAGGAGGGGAATTTGGTAAATTTGATCGAGAAGGGAAAAAAATCTTTATCGAGAAAATGGAAGATATGATGGAACGTTATCGTATCTTTATGAAAAGATTTGAACTCTCCGAAGACTTCATGGCAAAAATGACCATTGAGCAACTGAAAACCCAACTCAGTCAATTTGGTACTACTCCCGAACAAATGTTCATGCAGATGAACCAAACCCTCGAAAGAATGAAAAAAGAAATTTGATTCTTCCCCTACCGTAATATTTATACTCCTTAAGTTCGGTTCTACTTAATCGAGAGATCATACTAGAAAAGTAAGTTAGGAATATAACAGAAAATTTTTGTTGAACAAAAATCGATAAAAATAAATAGTCATTGAGGAGAAAAAAATGAACCAATCATTCAATCGCCAACCCAACTATTTTAATGGTCAAGATGGAGATAATAATTTATTAAAGTATCTTCAATCCTTAAGTCCAGAAACCATTGCAAATTTATCTCAGCCCCAGTCTCAGGAAGTTTTTCAAGTCATGGAAAAAAATATTGTCGGTTTATTGGGCAATCTTCCCGCAGAAGGGTTTGGAGTGATGGTAAGTACCAGTAGGGAAAATTTAGGTAAGTTATTGGCTTCAGCAATGATGAGCGGTTATTTGTTACGTAATGCAGAACAAAGAATGGATTTTGAAAACGCCTTATCAGGATCTGAAAGTCAAGATCGTCATCAATAATTATCATTGGGGTTTTAGTTTCTCAAAACCTCATTTTATATGATTTTTTTAATTGTTACTATTTTTTATAACTTTTTACATAAAATAAAATATTAATAAATAATTTTTTAAAAAAACTGTCATAAATATATTCTTGTGAAAATTAAATCTAGTTTTATAAGTTTCA
The sequence above is a segment of the Cyanobacterium stanieri PCC 7202 genome. Coding sequences within it:
- a CDS encoding hypothetical protein (KEGG: cyh:Cyan8802_3061 hypothetical protein~SPTR: Putative uncharacterized protein), which produces MNQSFNRQPNYFNGQDGDNNLLKYLQSLSPETIANLSQPQSQEVFQVMEKNIVGLLGNLPAEGFGVMVSTSRENLGKLLASAMMSGYLLRNAEQRMDFENALSGSESQDRHQ
- a CDS encoding protein of unknown function DUF1825 (PFAM: Domain of unknown function (DUF1825)~InterPro IPR014954~KEGG: cyh:Cyan8802_0615 domain of unknown function DUF1825~PFAM: Domain of unknown function DUF1825~SPTR: Putative uncharacterized protein) produces the protein MGFFDSEVVQQEAKQLFEDYQDLTRLGGEFGKFDREGKKIFIEKMEDMMERYRIFMKRFELSEDFMAKMTIEQLKTQLSQFGTTPEQMFMQMNQTLERMKKEI
- a CDS encoding 8-amino-7-oxononanoate synthase (PFAM: Aminotransferase class I and II~TIGRFAM: 8-amino-7-oxononanoate synthase~COGs: COG0156 7-keto-8-aminopelargonate synthetase~InterPro IPR004839:IPR001917:IPR004723~KEGG: cyc:PCC7424_4834 8-amino-7-oxononanoate synthase~PFAM: aminotransferase class I and II~PRIAM: 8-amino-7-oxononanoate synthase~SPTR: Putative 8-amino-7-oxononanoate synthase/2-amino-3-ketobutyrate coenzyme A ligase;~TIGRFAM: 8-amino-7-oxononanoate synthase~manually curated); amino-acid sequence: MTDSLGQHLQKSLHTIKKANWYRQEQKITDLSGCTITIDGQRMINFASNDYLGLATDIRLKQAAMDAVERYGTGSTGSRLLSGHRTLHGELERAIASFKQTEEALVFSSGYLANLGTISALMGKKDLILEDEYNHSSLKNGAKLSQAHRIEYEHLNCQNLIEKLIQVRSQYRHCLIVTDSVFSMDGDVSPLPQLLDIAQKFDCWLMVDEAHGTGVLGKNGAGCLEHFEIKSERIIQIGTLSKAVGSLGGYVAGNKVLIEFLRNRCATWIYTTALSPADTAAALAGINIIRSEAHRRHNLWTNINLLKELFNQTNLKIFPSDSAILCLPLEDASQGLLISAKVRSHGFYVPAIRPPTVPTSRLRFSLMATHEINHLQELIKALIQ
- a CDS encoding hypothetical protein (PFAM: TM2 domain~KEGG: cyp:PCC8801_0601 hypothetical protein~SPTR: Putative uncharacterized protein), giving the protein MQSSTNSVNNLPKKKIISIILAFLGTIAPLGGLHKFYLGQPIWGVLYLVLGWNSPLVKIACAVDVVLYLLQSQDQLFFNSNNDHGEIASLEQKSLMAQNTVDVVSAIRELENLRKEGLISEYEFEQKRRVLLD